One genomic segment of bacterium includes these proteins:
- a CDS encoding class I SAM-dependent methyltransferase, translated as WFHADLQEENLASLRQLTEGRLVQMDVRGPCYLAQVFDVVIVLDVLEHIRTDVAFLQRLHPLLRPNGRVIVTVPNAGDKLLANYLRNAMGMTPDKYGHVRGGYTVAELNQTLQNAGYTVLRDGGYSRIVTELIELAINFVYVRLMNKGNAEHKEGVIAPTSQQELKKHGLSYKLFSALSPLLWALSQLDRLFFFGGQYASISEARIAAGGHRS; from the coding sequence GCTGGTTTCACGCGGATCTGCAGGAAGAAAATTTGGCGAGTTTACGGCAGTTGACCGAAGGTCGTCTGGTACAAATGGATGTCCGTGGTCCCTGCTACCTGGCCCAAGTTTTTGATGTGGTGATTGTTCTGGATGTGCTCGAGCACATACGCACGGACGTCGCCTTTCTCCAACGGCTCCACCCGCTGTTGCGGCCGAATGGCCGCGTCATTGTGACCGTTCCCAATGCCGGCGACAAGCTGTTGGCCAATTATCTTCGCAACGCGATGGGCATGACTCCAGACAAGTACGGCCATGTCCGCGGCGGCTACACCGTGGCTGAGCTGAATCAGACGCTGCAGAACGCAGGCTACACCGTGCTGCGCGACGGTGGTTATTCCCGCATCGTCACGGAATTGATCGAACTGGCCATCAATTTCGTCTACGTCCGACTGATGAACAAAGGTAATGCGGAGCACAAAGAGGGGGTCATCGCCCCCACCTCTCAACAGGAACTGAAAAAGCACGGTTTGTCCTACAAGCTCTTCTCCGCGCTGTCGCCGCTGTTGTGGGCCCTGTCGCAATTGGACCGACTCTTTTTCTTCGGCGGCCAGTATGCGTCGATCTCTGAAGCGCGGATCGCCGCGGGGGGACACCGCTCATGA
- a CDS encoding NAD(P)-dependent oxidoreductase, protein MKTLVTGANGFIGRHLTAGLLARGHQVVAFDLHSDALQELGRRESCQVVEGDLCDRTLQKQILQGIDVVFHLASAHLQQTLGAQVYEEVNVKALADLLRAAKESGVRRFIHTSTVGVYGHVVRPPADESGPFAPQSIYGETKLMGEGVVNDFFRCTHFPVTILRPAWVYGPGCPRTAKLLRTVSKGRFIMIGNGDNLRHPIYISDMLEAYYLAMEKEQAVGETFIIAGAQPASTRELVETIGRVLNKKPVWFNLPLSLAQALVVPSEAVGRGLHIKMPLTRRSLEFYSTSNAFTIAKAQRVLGFQPQVNLEQGMQQTVDALAKEPAE, encoded by the coding sequence ATGAAAACACTGGTAACCGGCGCCAACGGGTTTATCGGACGACATCTGACCGCCGGGCTGCTCGCCCGCGGGCATCAGGTGGTCGCATTTGATCTGCACAGCGATGCGCTGCAGGAACTGGGACGGCGGGAGTCCTGCCAGGTGGTGGAGGGCGATCTCTGCGACCGCACTCTGCAGAAGCAGATTCTCCAGGGCATCGATGTGGTGTTTCATCTGGCCAGCGCCCACCTGCAGCAGACTTTGGGGGCCCAAGTGTACGAAGAGGTCAACGTCAAGGCGCTGGCGGATCTGCTGCGCGCCGCCAAAGAGAGCGGCGTGCGGCGGTTCATTCACACCAGCACAGTGGGCGTTTACGGCCATGTGGTCAGACCGCCGGCTGATGAGTCCGGTCCTTTTGCTCCGCAGTCGATCTATGGCGAGACCAAGCTGATGGGCGAGGGCGTGGTCAACGATTTTTTCCGCTGCACCCATTTCCCGGTTACGATCCTGCGTCCGGCCTGGGTGTACGGCCCCGGCTGTCCGCGCACCGCCAAATTGCTGCGCACCGTCTCCAAGGGTCGTTTTATTATGATCGGCAACGGCGACAACCTGCGCCATCCCATTTACATCTCTGACATGCTGGAGGCCTATTATCTGGCCATGGAAAAGGAACAGGCGGTGGGCGAGACCTTTATCATCGCAGGCGCACAGCCTGCCTCCACCCGGGAACTGGTGGAGACCATCGGACGAGTGCTGAATAAAAAACCGGTCTGGTTCAATCTGCCGTTGTCCCTAGCCCAGGCGCTTGTCGTGCCTTCGGAGGCGGTGGGCCGAGGGCTGCATATCAAAATGCCGCTGACGCGCCGTTCCCTCGAATTCTATAGTACCAGCAATGCGTTCACCATCGCTAAAGCGCAGCGTGTGTTGGGCTTCCAGCCGCAGGTGAACCTGGAACAGGGAATGCAACAGACCGTCGACGCCC